GCGCATCGCTGCTGTATTTCAATCGCAACGCCGCTTGGGATGCCTGGGCGCCATATTTCTTCGGCAGTTACGGCCTCGGCGTGATCGCCTGGTGGGCACGCGACTTGAGTCGCCGACCGGGCGTGGTAGCGTTGCTGATCGCGGCGCTACTGGTGCCGACCGTGTATGCGTTGACGATCGATTTTCGTAGTCGGATCGCCGTTGCCCTGGTTGTCGCTTGCGCGTTGGTGTTGGTGAGCCGACACGGCATGCTGCTGTCGCGCCAGCGTTTTGCGTGGATCCGCAGTTTCGGACGCATCTCATACTCGATATTCCTGGTGCATTTCCCGGTTTGCCTGTTGGTCAATGCCGCTTTCGTCCGCTTTGTACCGGCTCGCCCACTGTTGCAAGCCGGCGGCATGGTGTTGGCCTGGGCTGCCAGTCTGCTCGCCGGGGCAATCTTCTATCGTTTTGTAGAGATACCGTTGAGTCGCCTCTCGACCCGCGCTTCAGCGCAGGGGCTGGCGTTACAAGTCCCTGCTGCTGCGTGATAGCGGCGAACGGTCAGGATACGTTTTCCGTTTCCAGGGCCTTGGTTGCCGGTGTTGTCATTGCGCGTTGCCGGCGCTGGCGCCGGAAATGCAGGAAGGCCAGGATCAGCGCAGCGAACTGCAGCAATGCGCAAAAATAAAACGGTGCGCCGATACGCCAGTCGCCGGCTGGCAAATGCGATACGACGCCCAATAGCGGGGCGCCGATGATCGGAGCGATCACCGCCATCAGGCTGTTGAGCGAGCTGACGGCACCAAGCGCCTGACCTTGGTTGTGCGAGTCGACTGCGCCGGAAATGATGCTCTGGATCGACGCATTGACTGTCGAGCCGAAGATGTTGGCGAAAATGATCGCGTACATCATCCAACCCTGGCTGGCAACTCCCCATAAAAGATATGCAGCCGTCGAGGAAACCAGGCCGATCACGGCCAGCCGTTGCGGGCTGAAGCGCTTCAACAGCGGTCCCAGCAATACCCCTTGCACCAGCACCGACATGATGCCGACCGCCGCTAGAGATTGGCCGTTCTGTTGCGGACCCCAGCCGAACTTGAATGTGGTGTACAGCACCCAGGTGGTGAACAACATGAACTGCGCCAGGCCGCTGCAGCCAATCACGGCGATCAAAGGTCCGATTGATTTGAGACGCGACAACGCGCGTAGCGATGCCAGCGGATTGGCTGTCTTCCAGTTGAAAGCGCGGCGTCGTTCTAGCGGCAGCGATTCGGGCAGCACAAAATAGCCGTACATCAGGTTGATCAACGCCAGACTGCCGGCAACAATGAATGGCAAGCGCAGGTTGATGGCACCTAGCAAGCCACCCATCACCGGCCCGACGATAAAGCCGACACCGAACATCGCGCCCAGCATACCGAAACGCTTGACGCGTTGCTCAGGCGCCGTGATGTCGGCGACATAGGCATTGCATACCGCCGCATTCGACTGCATCGCTCCACCGATCAGGCGCACCACGATCAGCATCCATAGTGCAGTTGAAAATGCGGTCGCGAAGAAATTCAGCGCCAGCCCGCAAAATCCCAGCAACAAGACCGGTCGGCGACCGTATTTGTCGGACAACGCACCAAGAATCGGCGAACCAAAGAAATTGGCCAGGCCGAAGGCAAAGGCGACGGCGCCATACCAGAAAGCCTGATCGGCTTGCGAGCCGGTGAATTTCCCGACCAGCACCGGCAGTACCGGAATAATCAGGCCGATCGAAATCATGTCGATCAGTACGGTCAGCATGATGAAGGGCATCGCGGCAGCCCGAGGTTGTGTTTGCGCAGGAGAAGGGGTGTTCGTCACGCGAGATCGCTCCGGTTGGTATTGTTATTTTCCGTTGGTAACGGCAAGTCGGAAGTTGCCTGTTCATCAAACGCCATGATATCTAAATATGTTTTGTATGGATTGCGCCTTGCGGCAGATCAAGCACGAGATCCGCGCATCTGCTTATTTTCTCAGTTCCAATCCCAGGCCATGGCCCGCCATTTCGAGGATTGATGGATTCTATATCCGATCGGAGATGATGCGGCGCGCAGCATTAAATGGAAAAGGAGATTCGGCGGTGTTTTTAGGCCATCTCGCACAGCTTTTCTTTGGAAGAAATGCTCTATTTTCACCTGTCGCCATAGTCGATCCTCGCCGCGCCTGCTGGCAAGCCATTCTCCAATTTTCAGGCGTCATGTTGCGCTGCAAAATAAGTGGCGCGCAATCAAATTAAGGTTCAGAATAATCTTGTCTTCGGCGAATTTGTCGCGTGGTAGGCGGCATCGTCCGCTGGACATTTATCGTCGAAAAAAAGGAAGAGCGTATGGCAAAAGTAACGGGTTTATCCGGAAATGAAATTTTCTGCTTGGCGCTAAAGAATTATTCGGCAGGCGAAATTGTCGTCGGCAATAGCGTCAATTCCATGGGTTTCCTCGGCGGCATAGGCGCCGGCTTGAAGAACATGCTGGGCGGAGAAATAACCCAGGTCACCGCCGCCATCCACGAAGGGCGCGCCAACGCCTTCGAGCGCATGAGCAAGGAAGCCTTGCAGCATGGCGCTTCGGGGGTAGCGGGTGTGACCAGCGAGTTACGTTCGTTCAGTGGCAGTACCGAATTTCTGTTCGTCGGTTCCTGCGTCCATGCGCGCGATATGTCGGGGCGATTCTTCACGACGGCGGGCGATGCACAGGAACTGTATTGCCACATGGATGCCGGCTATGAGCCGATCCAGCACGCTTTCGGCAATATTGCCTATTCGATGGGCGTCGGCGGCGGCCTGATTGGCTCGCTCAAGACCCTGGTCCGAGGCGAGATTCCTGAATACAGCAATATATTCAATACGACCCGCCACAAAGCGCTTGACCGGCTGGTGGCGCAGGCCAAGGCCGACAAGGCGAATGCGGTGGTTGGAATTCGCACCACCATCTTGCCGTGGATGGGCACGCATGAAATGCTGATGACGGGAACCGCATCGCGGCACGCTGCATTGCCAGCTGGCGCCGACGGCAATCCCGTCACCAGCGATCTTACCGGTGAAGAATTGTGGGCCATGACCAGCCTGGGTTATGCGCCGGTCAAGCTGCTGATGTCGACTTCCATTTATTCGCTGGGTGTGGTGGGCGGGTTCATGGCGGCGTTCAAATCGTTTACCAAAGGCGAAATCAGCGACCTGACCACGCTCATCCACGATGCGCGGGAGATCGCGATCGAGCGTTTGAAAAGCGAGGCGGATGCGCTCAATGCGGAAGAGGTGGTCGGCGTGAAGACGTATATCGCAGAGATCGGCAATGGGCTGGTCGAGTTCATGGCAATCGGAACTGCAGTCACGAAAATGCCGGGCTTTGCGGTCAAGACGCCCACTCTGCCGGCGCAGGCAATTATCCGCGACAAGGACACCTGGATCGATGGTGATTTCGGGTTTTCCCTGGATCGCAACGGGAACGGTTGACCTGGTCCATTCAATTCGCTAACAAAGAAAGGCAGGGCAGATATCGATCCATCGCTGATGGATGCATTCATGCCGCTCGCAGAAAATGGATCAAACGGATCATCAAGGGACGATCCGGCTTTCTGGTGTGGCATCGGCAGCAAACGTAATTATAGAAATCCGTTCGGAAGAAAAGTTGTCTTTCATAATAAAAGAAAGAAAAGATATGCTGAATCTATTTTCGAGTTTGGGTTGGTTTCCAACCGTTACCATCATTCTGGTTGCAGTCATCATTGTGCTTGCGGTGTTTTTCTCGCTCTCGGGATCATCCGCTACATTCCTAACGACCGCATCGGTGTCGTTGAAAAATTATGGAGTTCAAGTGGTTCGGTGAAGGCCGGTTTGCTGGCCTTGCATGGCGAGGCCGGGTTGCAGCCTGATTTGCGGCGCGGCGGCTTCCATTTCTTTGCGCCATTCCAGTTCCGGGTACACATTCATCCGATGGTCTCCGTCACTCAGGGGCGGATCGGCTACGTCTTTGCGCGCGACGGCATCGACCTGCCAGCCGGACAAACGCTGGCCGACAATTCCAGGGTCGAGGATTTCCGCGATGTACGCTCGTTCCTAGAAGGCGGCGGCCAGAAAGGACCGCAGCGCAAGATCCTGCGTGAGGGCACCCATATCATCAACCCGGCCTTGTTCGTGGTGATGACGGAGGAAGCGACCTATTCGCTGTCGCTGGATGCGCAAGAGAAGGCGTACTACGAGCAAATGCGCGGTGTGCTGGACGAACGCAGCGGCTTTACGCCTGTGGTGCTCAAGGAAGTGGCCGGCGCCCACGATTCAGACCAGTTGGCCATTGTCACGGTGCAGGATGGTCCCGGCTTGTCGAAGGACGAATTGCTTGCGCCGGACGTCGGCGATACCCACAACTCGTTCCAGGAGCCGGAAAAATTCCTGGCGGCGGGCGGCTTGCGTGGCCGGCAGGAGCGTGTGCTGGTGGAGGGTACGTATTACATCAACCGCCTGTTTGCAACAGTCGAACTGATCCGCAAGACCATCATTCCGGTCGGCTATGTCGGCGTGGTGGTTTCCTATACCGGGCGTAAGGGTTCGGATTTGTCGGGCAAGGAATACAGCCATGGCGAACTGGTTGAAAGCGGTTGCCGTGGCGTCTGGCGCGATCCGCTGATGCCTGGCAAATATGCATTCAACACCTATGCCGGCAAGATTGAACTGGTACCGACCACCAACTTCGTGCTGATGTGGCAATCCGGCGAGAGCGGCTCCAGTTTCGACAGCAACCTGCGCGAAATCACGCTGATCACCAAGGATGCGTTCGAGCCGCAACTGCCGTTGTCGGTGGTGGTGCATATCGATTACAGGAAGGCGCCGATGGTGGTGCAGCGCTTCGGCAACGTCGCGCAGCTGGTGGAGCAAACACTCGATCCGATGGTCTCGTCGTACTTCAAGAATGTCTCGCAGACCAAGACTTTCATTGAGCTGATCCAGTCGCGCAGCGAGTTGCAGACTAATGCGTCTGCCGATATGAAGGAACGTTTCCAGGCTTATTCGCTGGAATTCCAGGAGGTGCTGATCGGCACGCCGAAGCCACAGCCGGGCGACACAAAGATCGAAAATATCATGGCACAGTTGCGTGACCGCCAGATTGCGCGGGAGCAGGTCGAGACCTTTGCGCAGAAACAGATTGCTGCTGACAAAGAGCGCGAGCTGAATGAGGCGGAGCAACGCGCTTCCAAGCAGAAGGAACTGACCGGTTCGCTGGTGGATATCTCGATCAAGGAAAACCAGGGTTCCGCCAATGTGAAAGCGGCGGAAAAGAAACGCCAGGAAATCGAGGCGCTGGCGCACGCAGAGAAATTCAAGCAGGAGCTGGAAGGCTCCGGTCGGGCTTCTGCGATCAAGTCGGTGGGTGAGGCGGAAGCGGCCGCCATCAAGGCCAAATCGGAAGCCTTGCAAGGTGAGGGTGCTGACAAGCAACTGATGCAGACCGTGATGCTGCGACTGGCCGAAGCTTTCGAAACATCAAAGGTACCACTGGTGCCACAGATCCAGATGGGTGGTGGCGGTGACACCAATGCGTTCAATACCTTGCTCTCTCTGATGGGATCGCTGAAGGCGGGGGAACTGGCGCAGTCGCTGAAGCGGGATGAGGCGCCACACGCATAACAATACCAAGTGGTGACTCAAAAAAACGGGGTGGCTAAATTGGCCGCCTCGTTTTAATTAAAGCTCAACACGTATTTTCTATATTTACTTCTTTTCTGCTACCGGCACCAGGTCGAAATGATTGGCCTGGTATTGGAACAACAGGCAGTCTTCTGCCGGCGTGCAGCCGCTGAAGTGAGGCATATTTGACGGCAGGTTGTAGAAAGAACCGGCCGGATACTCAATGCGCTTGCCGTCGATAATGGCGTAGAACGTGCCTTTCAATACCACTGTCGGCAGGTTCTGCGTATGCAAGTGGTAAGGATTGTTTTTGCCAGCAGGGAAAATGACGAAGGCTTCGTACGGGCCTTTGCCAGCCAGGTTGCCGCGCACGTTAGCATATTTGACGCCGCCGGAATTAGGCAGGGTTTCCCATTTCAAGTCCGCTGCAGGAAGCGAGATCAGTTCTTTGATGTGCTTCGCCTGCACGCCGCCTTCGGCAACATCATGGGCAATAGCATGGCCGGCAAAAATCGCGGTCGACAGCAATAACAGGGCTTTGAATTTGATATTCATTCGATTCCTTTCAGTTGGGGATAAAGCTAAAGAAAAAATAATTTGACTCAGGCCAGTTGCAAATTGAGAACCTGTTCAGTGCTCATGATGTCGCCAAAGGTATCGGCGATGCTTGCCAGGGAGGCGCTGTGCAGAGCTGCGTGCGGTACTACGCAGCCGCTGGCCAGATCCAGGTCACGGGTAGCGCAAGCGTCGTCAACGACGATGACCTCGTAACCTTTGGCTGCGCCATCGCGTGCCGCACCGGCTACGCAAGCGTGTGTCATCAGACCGGAGATGATCAGTGTCGTGATACCGTCGGCTTTCAGCTTGGCGTCGATATCGGTGTTGACGAACACGCTGACGTCGCCTTTTTGCTGCACTTTATGGTTGGCTGCCGGTTGCAGGTCGCTATGGAATTTGACGGTGTCGCCGTCTTCGGCAAAAATCGGCGCGCCGGCAGGCGTTACGTGCTGGACGTGGATGACCTGCATGTTTGCCCTGTCGGCAAATGCGACCAGGCGCTTGGCGTTGTTCAGGGCCTTCAGACCGTCAGGGATCGGCATCTTGCCGTTGAAGTATTCATTCTGGAAATCGATCACCAGCAAGGCGGTGCTTTTGGCGTCTACTTTGTTTGGTGCGGTTGCGCCGACGATGGTGCGAATTGTTGGGTGGCTCATGTAAAACTCCTGATTAAAATTGAAGCACGGTTAAGGGCGTTGGCGCTGCTTTCCTGATGCTTGCAGTGCTTTAACGTTGGAACGGAGTGAAGTATAGGTTTCGTGGCAATGCCTCGAAAGTGTCCCGGAAGACAATATGCGATAGAATCGGGCCATGTCGACTTCACCCATTTCCTACGAGAAAGCGCATACGGTCGCCGTTGTCGTCTTTGACGGCATCAGCCCGTTCCACTTGTCCGTGCCCTGCATGGTGTTTGGCGACGATCTCGCCAGACTGGGCGTGCCGCGCTATCGCTTATTGGTGTGCGCGATGCATACCGGCCTGATTCCAACGATGTCGGGCTTCAACATCGATGTGCCATACGATCTGTCGGTGCTGGCAGAGGCCGATACGGTAATTGTCCCGGCCTGGCACGATCCTGATCAGCGACCACCGCAGGCATTGCTGGACGCCTTGCGCATGGCGCATGCCCGCGGCTCGCGGATTGTCGGCTTGTGCCTGGGTGCTTTTGTACTGGCCGAGGCGGGATTGCTGGATGGCCGTGTGGCATCCACGCATTGGGTGTGGGGCGATGATTTCAGCAGAAAGTATCCGCACGTAAAGCTGGATAAGAAGTCCCTTTATGTCGACGATGGCGACATCCTCACCTCCGCTGGGACCGCAGCGGCAATCGATTGTTGCCTGCATCTCCTGCGTTGCGATCATGGCGCTGACATCGCGAACAAGATTGCCCGGCGCATGGTGGTGGCGCCGCATCGGGCTGGCGGCCAGGCACAATATATCGAACAGGTAATGCCCAAGGATAACGGCAGCGATCACCTCACGGCCACTCTCGACTGGGCCATGGAAAACCTGAATCAACCTTTGTCGCTGGATATCCTGGCGAACAAGGCAGCGATGGGACGGCGCACCTTCACGCGCCGCTTCAAGCTGAAAACCGGCGCGACGGTATCGGAATGGCTGCTGAATCATCGATTGGCGTCTGCACAGCGCCTGCTGGAAACCACGGATAAGCCCATCGACCGGATTGCCGAAGCGGCGGGGTTCGGCTCGACAGTGTCACTCCGCCAACATTTTGCCACAGCCTTTTCTATTTCCCCCGCCGCCTACCGTCGCCAGTATCGACGCCAATGAGCGTGGCCGACGTATGGTGCGACATGTCAGCCTGAGTTACATATCCAGTCTTGTAATTAATTAATGCGTTGATTAATATCAAAGGCATGACCAGACCTACGCCGGTGCGCGGACGTCCTTTGGCATCGGACCAGGATTCGCGTGAGAAACTCCTCGATACCGCCACTCTGCTGTTTTCTTCGCAGGGTATTGCTGCAACTACAGTGGCGGCGGTCGCACGTGGAGCTGGCGTCACGCCGGCGATGGTGCATTACTACTTCAAGACGCGCGATCAGTTGATTGAGGCGGTGGTCGACGAGCGGGTATGCCTGTTTGTTAACAGCATCTGGGACCCGATTCGTGGCGACGAACCGCCTGAGGACATGATTCTCGACATCGTCGAGCGCATGATCGCCACCACCGAAAAGATGCCCTGGATGCCGGCCTTGTGGGTCCGCGAAGTGCTGAGCGATGGCGGCCAGCTGCGCGAACGCATGGTGCAGCGGGTGCCATTGGCCAAGATTGCCCTGTTTTCCGAAAACGTCGCGCGCAGCCAGCAAGCCGGCGCGATCAACCCGGGGCTGGAACCGACCTTGATTTTCATCTCGGTGCTGGGTCTGACCATGCTGCCGCTGGCGATGGCACGCACCCTGAAGAATCGGCCTTTGCTGCCTGTGGTGAACAAGGCGGCGCTGCTGGACAAAACGGTCCTGACCCGCCATATCAAGGCACTGTTGCTGTCCGGTCTGGCGTTGCCAGCGACAGCGCTATCCGACGCGCATTTCGACGAATAACCGAGGGATTTTCCATGCCATATCGTCTTTCGACCAGCTCCCGGCAATCAGCCGCAATTGTCGTGGCGGTGACGGCTTCCTTGTGGCTGGCTGCGTGTTCACCGGCCAGCGACAACGACTGGCAAGGTTATGTTGAAGGCGAGTATGTGTATGTGGCGTCGTCCCAGCCTGGGCGCCTGGACAAGCTGTCGGTTGAGCGCGGCAAGCAGGTAGCATTGGGCGCACCCTTGTTCATGCTGGAAGCGGGTGACGAAAT
This DNA window, taken from Collimonas arenae, encodes the following:
- a CDS encoding TCR/Tet family MFS transporter, whose amino-acid sequence is MTNTPSPAQTQPRAAAMPFIMLTVLIDMISIGLIIPVLPVLVGKFTGSQADQAFWYGAVAFAFGLANFFGSPILGALSDKYGRRPVLLLGFCGLALNFFATAFSTALWMLIVVRLIGGAMQSNAAVCNAYVADITAPEQRVKRFGMLGAMFGVGFIVGPVMGGLLGAINLRLPFIVAGSLALINLMYGYFVLPESLPLERRRAFNWKTANPLASLRALSRLKSIGPLIAVIGCSGLAQFMLFTTWVLYTTFKFGWGPQQNGQSLAAVGIMSVLVQGVLLGPLLKRFSPQRLAVIGLVSSTAAYLLWGVASQGWMMYAIIFANIFGSTVNASIQSIISGAVDSHNQGQALGAVSSLNSLMAVIAPIIGAPLLGVVSHLPAGDWRIGAPFYFCALLQFAALILAFLHFRRQRRQRAMTTPATKALETENVS
- a CDS encoding heavy metal-binding domain-containing protein; the encoded protein is MAKVTGLSGNEIFCLALKNYSAGEIVVGNSVNSMGFLGGIGAGLKNMLGGEITQVTAAIHEGRANAFERMSKEALQHGASGVAGVTSELRSFSGSTEFLFVGSCVHARDMSGRFFTTAGDAQELYCHMDAGYEPIQHAFGNIAYSMGVGGGLIGSLKTLVRGEIPEYSNIFNTTRHKALDRLVAQAKADKANAVVGIRTTILPWMGTHEMLMTGTASRHAALPAGADGNPVTSDLTGEELWAMTSLGYAPVKLLMSTSIYSLGVVGGFMAAFKSFTKGEISDLTTLIHDAREIAIERLKSEADALNAEEVVGVKTYIAEIGNGLVEFMAIGTAVTKMPGFAVKTPTLPAQAIIRDKDTWIDGDFGFSLDRNGNG
- a CDS encoding SPFH domain-containing protein, with amino-acid sequence MKAGLLALHGEAGLQPDLRRGGFHFFAPFQFRVHIHPMVSVTQGRIGYVFARDGIDLPAGQTLADNSRVEDFRDVRSFLEGGGQKGPQRKILREGTHIINPALFVVMTEEATYSLSLDAQEKAYYEQMRGVLDERSGFTPVVLKEVAGAHDSDQLAIVTVQDGPGLSKDELLAPDVGDTHNSFQEPEKFLAAGGLRGRQERVLVEGTYYINRLFATVELIRKTIIPVGYVGVVVSYTGRKGSDLSGKEYSHGELVESGCRGVWRDPLMPGKYAFNTYAGKIELVPTTNFVLMWQSGESGSSFDSNLREITLITKDAFEPQLPLSVVVHIDYRKAPMVVQRFGNVAQLVEQTLDPMVSSYFKNVSQTKTFIELIQSRSELQTNASADMKERFQAYSLEFQEVLIGTPKPQPGDTKIENIMAQLRDRQIAREQVETFAQKQIAADKERELNEAEQRASKQKELTGSLVDISIKENQGSANVKAAEKKRQEIEALAHAEKFKQELEGSGRASAIKSVGEAEAAAIKAKSEALQGEGADKQLMQTVMLRLAEAFETSKVPLVPQIQMGGGGDTNAFNTLLSLMGSLKAGELAQSLKRDEAPHA
- a CDS encoding cupin domain-containing protein translates to MNIKFKALLLLSTAIFAGHAIAHDVAEGGVQAKHIKELISLPAADLKWETLPNSGGVKYANVRGNLAGKGPYEAFVIFPAGKNNPYHLHTQNLPTVVLKGTFYAIIDGKRIEYPAGSFYNLPSNMPHFSGCTPAEDCLLFQYQANHFDLVPVAEKK
- a CDS encoding cysteine hydrolase family protein, which codes for MSHPTIRTIVGATAPNKVDAKSTALLVIDFQNEYFNGKMPIPDGLKALNNAKRLVAFADRANMQVIHVQHVTPAGAPIFAEDGDTVKFHSDLQPAANHKVQQKGDVSVFVNTDIDAKLKADGITTLIISGLMTHACVAGAARDGAAKGYEVIVVDDACATRDLDLASGCVVPHAALHSASLASIADTFGDIMSTEQVLNLQLA
- a CDS encoding GlxA family transcriptional regulator, coding for MSTSPISYEKAHTVAVVVFDGISPFHLSVPCMVFGDDLARLGVPRYRLLVCAMHTGLIPTMSGFNIDVPYDLSVLAEADTVIVPAWHDPDQRPPQALLDALRMAHARGSRIVGLCLGAFVLAEAGLLDGRVASTHWVWGDDFSRKYPHVKLDKKSLYVDDGDILTSAGTAAAIDCCLHLLRCDHGADIANKIARRMVVAPHRAGGQAQYIEQVMPKDNGSDHLTATLDWAMENLNQPLSLDILANKAAMGRRTFTRRFKLKTGATVSEWLLNHRLASAQRLLETTDKPIDRIAEAAGFGSTVSLRQHFATAFSISPAAYRRQYRRQ
- a CDS encoding TetR/AcrR family transcriptional regulator, which codes for MTRPTPVRGRPLASDQDSREKLLDTATLLFSSQGIAATTVAAVARGAGVTPAMVHYYFKTRDQLIEAVVDERVCLFVNSIWDPIRGDEPPEDMILDIVERMIATTEKMPWMPALWVREVLSDGGQLRERMVQRVPLAKIALFSENVARSQQAGAINPGLEPTLIFISVLGLTMLPLAMARTLKNRPLLPVVNKAALLDKTVLTRHIKALLLSGLALPATALSDAHFDE